One Oncorhynchus masou masou isolate Uvic2021 chromosome 18, UVic_Omas_1.1, whole genome shotgun sequence DNA window includes the following coding sequences:
- the LOC135505119 gene encoding LOW QUALITY PROTEIN: TBC1 domain family member 12-like (The sequence of the model RefSeq protein was modified relative to this genomic sequence to represent the inferred CDS: deleted 1 base in 1 codon), with product MEKAENGIFPPALSVNEKWTSSTSLNQPLSDDIADAAGPLSKHVNRDETCWTDTGRAREAGEDISRSTVACVRVGSTIMLDLVTDSPSGGTVSNCVIPEPGSDSATNGFTGSIVVASKAGSCSAITAVNREEMDRSAHWGTSLTQKNNDCSAERLDACVTAAEALQSLAHSWNGQLEQRCTVASRTGPAGFSIGDTVCVIQSPLRSDAVIRLHINRSTTPDKEDIMANGGLLIGYNSAKLHTETAGTIFSDGAATCISNPQCEKLPMSAVSAREGHHESCNIREEPDGAGAQPRKQVNVAGELSDGATSSLTSQGLPSSPAPRKDPCSVKPDTKQGAEPSTSGHPGGDPSSRLHLQSHKTTSLNYDPSSILSPGDEDEDEDGETFVELGAQGYSDLRFMDISLSSRNTYESSRRQSAPGHIGLSVDSSELALQSKRPGIAEYFSRGLFSKKHIEPKSPSQNVPGWKLFGKVAARESPPKDSRTIQQESVPGGLTSVSAPNLLSEGEYEARAGKAGSGGTSPTQPQHGRRKNLDFEPLSTTALILEDRPSNLPAKPVEEAQRHRQEYDEMVAEAKKRELKEAQRKRKEMKERFKQEDSIANAMVVWNHDILPHWDNMRNTRRVRELWWQGLPPNVRGKVWSLAIGNELNITPELYDIFLSRAKERWRSFSETGSEADDGASQADRESSLDLIKLDISRTFPPLFIFQKGGPYHDLLHSVLGAYTCYRPDVGYVQGMSFIAAVLILNLEEADAFIAFANLLNKPCQLAFFRVDHDLMLKYFAAFEVFFEENLPRLFNHFQISNLTPDLYLIDWIFTLYSKSLPLDVACRVWDVFCRDGEEFLFRTGLGILRLYEDVLLQMDFIHSAQFLTRLPEDIDSHRLFACMAAMPMLNGNKKWSQVFNALIKENKDVDRNCSQVLKSS from the exons ATGGAAAAGGCAGAGAATGGCATTTTTCCACCGGCTTTGTCTGTGAACGAAAAGTGGACCAGCAGCACATCTCTCAACCAGCCACTGTCTGACGATATCGCCGACGCCGCAGGTCCTCTCTCTAAACATGTCAACAGGGATGAGACGTGTTGGACCGACACCGGACGC GCCCGTGAAGCAGGAGAGGATATTTCCCGTTCCACAGTAGCGTGTGTACGTGTCGGGAGTACGATAATGCTCGATTTAGTTACTGACAGCCCATCTGGTGGCACTGTAAGCAATTGTGTCATTCCTGAGCCAGGTAGCGACTCTGCTACAAACGGGTTTACTGGGTCAATAGTGGTTGCCTCCAAGGCAGGGAGCTGCTCTGCTATCACTGCAGTGAATCGAGAGGAAATGGACAGAAGTGCTCACTGGGGGACCTCACTGACTCAGAAGAACAATGATTGCTCTGCAGAAAGACTAGATGCCTGTGTGACAGCAGCTGAGGCACTGCAGTCATTGGCACACTCCTGGAATGGACAGCTTGAACAGAGGTGCACAGTAGCCTCCCGGACTGGTCCGGCAGGGTTCTCGATTGGAGACACAGTCTGTGTTATACAGAGTCCTCTTCGCAGTGATGCTGTTATTAGACTACATATTAACCGAAGTACGACCCCTGACAAGGAGGACATAATGGCAAACGGTGGATTATTGATTGGATACAACAGCGCAAagttacacacagagacagctggAACAATTTTTTCTGATGGAGCTGCAACCTGTATCTCTAACCCACAATGTGAAAAACTCCCCATGTCTGCAGTGAGTGCAAGGGAGGGCCATCACGAATCCTGCAATATCAGAGAGGAACCTGATGGAGCCGGGGCCCAGCCTAGAAAACAAGTTAACGTGGCAGGAGAGCTATCTGATGGGGCTACTTCCAGTCTCACCTCTCAGGGTTTACCATCAAGCCCAGCACCAAGGAAAGACCCTTGCAGTGTCAAACCAGACACCAAGCAGGGAGCAGAACCATCAACATCTGGTCACCCAGGAGGGGATCCATCCTCCAGACTCCATCTTCAGTCCCACAAGACCACCAGTCTGAACTATGACCCGTCCAGCATTCTCAGCCCAGGGGacgaggatgaggatgaggatggggaGACCTTCGTGGAGCTGGGGGCCCAAGGCTACAGTGACCTCAGGTTCATGGACATCAGTCTGAGCTCCAGGAACACCTATGAGTCCAGCAGACGTCAGTCCGCCCCAGGACATATAGGACTGAGTGTGGACTCCTCTGAACTGGCCTTACAGTCAAAAAGGCCTGGCATCGCTGAATATTTCAGCAG GGGTTTATTTTCCAAGAAGCATATAGAGCCGAAGAGTCCGTCCCAGAATGTACCTGGGTGGAAGCTGTTTGGAAAGGTTGCTGCCAGAGAGAGCCCTCCCAAGGACTCCAGGACCATACAGCAG GAGAGTGTTCCAGGTGGTCTCACGTCTGTGTCTGCACCCAATCTCTTAAGTGAAGGG GAGTACGAGGCCAGGGCGGGCAAGGCTGGATCTGGGGGAACGTCTCCTACTCAGCCTCAACATGGCCGGAGGAAGAACCTGGACTTTGAACCACTGTCCACCACAGCTCTTATACTAGAGGACAGGCCTTC gAACCTTCCTGCTAAGCCTGTGGAGGAGGCCCAGCGTCACCGTCAGGAGTATGACGAGATGGTGGCTGAGGCCAAGAAGAGAG AGTTAAAGGAGGCccagaggaagaggaaagagatgaaggagaggttTAAACAGGAAGATAGCATCGCCAACGCCATGGTGGTCTGGAACCACGATATTCTGCCCCACTGGGACAACAT GCGTAACACTCGGCGGGTGAGAGAGCTCTGGTGGCAGGGCTTGCCCCCCAACGTCAGAGGAAAGGTCTGGAGCCTAGCCATCGGCAACGAGCTCAACATCACTCCAG AGCTGTATGACATCTTCCTCTCCAGAgccaaggagaggtggaggagtttCAGTGAGACGGGTTCAGAGGCTGACG ATGGGGCATcgcaggcagacagagagtccAGTCTGGACCTGATCAAGCTGGACATATCCCGCACATTCCCACCTCTTTTTATTTTCCAGAAG GGTGGGCCATATCATGATCTCCTCCACAGCGTGCTGGGGGCCTACACCTGTTACAGACCTGATGTGGGATAT GTTCAGGGCATGTCCTTCATAGCTGCAGTGTTAATCCTCAACCTGGAGGAAGCTGACGCCTTCATTGCCTTCGCTAACCTGCTCAACAAGCCCTGCCAGCTGGCCTTCTTCAGAGTGGACCATGATCTA aTGCTGAAATACTTTGCTGCGTTCGAGGTGTTCTTTGAAGAGAACCTCCCTAGACTGTTTAACCACTTCCAGATCTCCAACCTCACCCCAGATCTCTATCTCATCGACTG GATCTTCACTCTGTACAGTAAGTCGTTGCCGTTGGACGTGGCATGTAGAGTGTGGGATGTGTTCTGTCGTGACGGCGAGGAGTTTCTGTTCCGGACGGGTCTCGGGATCCTGCGTCTCTACGAGGATGTGCTCCTACAGATGGATTTCATCCATAGCGCCCAGTTTCTGACACGCCTCCCAGAGGATATAGACTCTCATAGGCTGTTCGCCTGCATGGCGGCCATGCCCATGCTCAACGGAAACAAAAAATGGTCCCAG
- the LOC135503759 gene encoding D(5)-like dopamine receptor — translation MDSSGRSVRALTGCALFILIVSTLLGNTLVCAAVIKFRHLRSKVTNFFVISLAVSDLFVAVLVMPWKAMSEVAGCWIFGSFCDTWIAFDIMCSTASILNLCIISMDRYWAISSPFRYERKMTQRFAFVMIGVAWTLSILISFIPVQLNWHKAEEDNATGNEMNDIEDCNASLNSTYAISSSLISFYIPVVIMVGTYTRIYRIAQTQIRRISSLERAVEHAQNNQQATEQTNSFKRTFKKETKVLKTLSIIMGVFVFCWLPFFVVNCIVPFCDINDVGDRLCVSNTTFNMFVWFGWANSSLNPVIYAFNADFRKAFSTILGCNRYCSSSTVEAVNFSNELVSYHHDTTLQRDTNITASAHCAQRQPVVPHGEGLDVPFDKVSIISDVSRHPRNLILPATLQFECEAEISLDMMPFPSTGPSECCVIPGQIEDM, via the coding sequence ATGGACAGCTCCGGGCGCAGCGTCCGCGCGCTCACCGGCTGCGCCCTGTTCATCCTGATCGTTTCAACGCTTCTTGGGAATACACTCGTTTGCGCCGCGGTGATCAAATTTAGACACCTTCGATCTAAAGTTACCAACTTTTTTGTCATCTCGTTGGCGGTATCAGATCTATTCGTGGCCGTTCTTGTGATGCCGTGGAAGGCTATGTCTGAGGTGGCCGGATGCTGGATCTTCGGCAGCTTCTGTGATACCTGGATAGCTTTTGACATCATGTGCTCCACCGCGTCAATTCTCAATCTTTGTATAATAAGTATGGACAGATACTGGGCAATTTCGAGCCCTTTTCGATATGAGCGTAAAATGACCCAGAGGTTTGCCTTCGTTATGATCGGAGTGGCATGGACCCTCTCTATTCTCATCTCCTTCATTCCAGTTCAGCTCAATTGGCACAAAGCAGAGGAGGACAATGCAACAGGGAACGAGATGAATGACATCGAGGACTGCAACGCAAGCTTGAATAGCACATATGCCATATCTTCCTCATTGATCAGTTTTTACATTCCTGTCGTTATTATGGTTGGCACTTACACCCGGATCTACCGGATTGCGCAAACCCAGATCCGGAGGATATCTTCGCTGGAGAGAGCGGTGGAACACGCGCAGAACAATCAACAAGCAACCGAGCAAACAAACTCCTTTAAAAGAACTTTTAAAAAAGAAACGAAAGTTTTAAAGACACTTTCTATCATTATGGGAGTTTTTGTATTTTGCTGGTTACCTTTTTTCGTGGTCAACTGCATCGTACCTTTTTGTGACATCAATGATGTTGGTGATCGCCTGTGCGTAAGTAACACCACGTTTAACATGTTTGTGTGGTTTGGATGGGCCAACTCATCATTAAACCCAGTCATATACGCATTTAATGCTGATTTCAGGAAAGCATTCTCCACCATTCTGGGCTGCAATAGATACTGCTCCAGTTCTACTGTAGAAGCTGTCAATTTCAGCAACGAGTTGGTGTCTTACCACCACGACACTACGCTCCAGAGAGACACAAATATCACAGCCTCTGCGCACTGTGCTCAACGCCAGCCCGTGGTCCCACACGGTGAAGGCTTGGACGTACCGTTTGACAAAGTCTCCATTATCTCGGATGTTTCACGTCACCCAAGAAACCTTATCCTGCCTGCAACACTGCAGTTTGAATGTGAAGCAGAAATATCCTTAGACATGATGCCTTTCCCCTCAACTGGGCCCAGTGAGTGCTGTGTGATTCCAGGTCAAATTGAGGATATGTGA